In one Armatimonadota bacterium genomic region, the following are encoded:
- a CDS encoding diguanylate cyclase, whose amino-acid sequence MRRLADLNLNRLTIPDGSDMGSALLAMQKAGASAAAVLDGKRFCGFVTIESAILSDPETPVRDFLRSASFHLQAEDPVRQASKRFVQQQADFLAVFDGDRFLGILSALMLITELGRSYDPLTGLSWSDALRDWGVDRLEAGQEICIAFFDLDDFGVYNKRYGHVLGDSVLKEFAALLSGIVDRDKDVLVRYGGDEFALATMRPRGEVEALLGTLGGLTFTVPGMPAPVGFSYGLSGGKRTTEPSRDHVAATLDNLISLASKDCLARKPHRGKVGTERDAAQPETSDWHEIANQAARKAGEAGDCRIEILDTLFVLDDDNVQQVVITGISTVGGREHTFRAVRMIGANLEKAIQEAVWEGALLC is encoded by the coding sequence ATGCGCCGGCTCGCCGACCTGAATCTCAACCGCTTGACGATCCCCGATGGAAGCGATATGGGGTCGGCACTCCTTGCAATGCAAAAGGCTGGGGCCTCTGCCGCCGCCGTTTTGGACGGCAAGCGGTTTTGTGGTTTCGTCACCATTGAATCGGCCATATTGAGCGACCCAGAAACACCGGTTCGTGATTTCCTCCGCAGTGCTTCGTTCCACTTGCAGGCCGAAGATCCGGTTCGCCAGGCCAGCAAACGGTTCGTCCAACAGCAAGCCGATTTCCTCGCCGTTTTTGATGGTGACCGCTTTTTGGGCATCCTTAGCGCGTTGATGCTCATCACCGAGCTCGGCCGGAGCTATGACCCGCTCACCGGGCTCAGCTGGAGCGACGCGCTGCGCGATTGGGGAGTCGACCGGTTGGAGGCAGGCCAGGAGATTTGCATCGCGTTTTTTGACCTTGACGACTTTGGGGTTTACAACAAGCGGTATGGGCATGTCTTGGGCGACAGCGTCCTCAAGGAGTTTGCCGCCTTGCTCAGCGGCATCGTCGACCGGGATAAGGACGTCCTCGTCCGTTATGGCGGAGACGAGTTTGCCCTGGCCACGATGCGCCCACGCGGCGAAGTCGAAGCCTTGCTCGGGACTTTGGGTGGGCTCACTTTCACGGTTCCAGGCATGCCGGCCCCGGTCGGGTTCAGCTACGGGCTCTCGGGCGGCAAACGCACAACCGAACCGAGCCGGGATCACGTTGCGGCCACGCTCGACAACTTGATCTCTTTGGCCAGCAAAGACTGCCTAGCCCGCAAACCCCATCGGGGCAAGGTGGGAACCGAGCGGGACGCTGCCCAACCGGAAACCTCGGACTGGCACGAGATCGCCAACCAGGCCGCGCGCAAGGCCGGAGAAGCCGGCGACTGCCGGATCGAGATCTTGGACACGCTGTTCGTTTTGGATGACGATAACGTCCAACAAGTCGTCATCACCGGCATCAGCACCGTCGGTGGGCGCGAGCACACCTTCCGCGCCGTCCGGATGATCGGTGCGAACTTGGAAAAGGCGATCCAAGAAGCGGTGTGGGAAGGGGCCCTGCTTTGTTGA
- a CDS encoding AAA family ATPase, translating to MPSPGFQRLAELAERIEQSLPDADAKTRNYLAALKSEIQKSAQEGNAQSELLAQYEEAYQKLTQPANRIGVLIRLLDDGLAQVLHGETEYVALVDPNVEPEILKPGARLRLNEAYAVVGPAPNGIGGQVIPVSQALEDGRLRVSNDGQGQQGRLIVRSHQLSEADIKPGDEVVLDSTGRVAVEHLPRQGAQNYFIEEIPETPWSVVGGQKDAIDLIKESIEQPLLYPELYDAFDKKPPKGILLYGPPGCGKTLIGKAIAYNLAADYRARTGKQDAKECFLHISGPKILNMWLGETERMVREIFATAREKSAEGQIVVVFIDEAESVLRTRSSGRWLNISNTVVPQFCAEMDGLVAIENVVIVLTSNRPDYIDPAILRPERIDRKIRIKRPGHDESRDILGIYLRDGLPIDPQLAKEQDGEACARKALVESTLAFLWRANKETEFLTISKRDGTSETLHWRDMVSGALLKSIVDRAKDSAIKRAILEPGAKHGLKIEDLHQAVEAEYRENEIFPKSDAVEDWLKLLDIEPESVVDVRPVHQERIGEKFRKPVI from the coding sequence ATGCCATCGCCCGGATTCCAAAGATTGGCCGAACTCGCCGAACGGATCGAGCAGTCGCTGCCCGACGCCGACGCCAAAACGAGAAACTACTTGGCCGCCCTCAAATCGGAAATCCAAAAATCCGCACAAGAAGGCAACGCCCAATCGGAATTGCTGGCGCAATACGAAGAGGCGTACCAAAAACTTACCCAACCGGCCAACCGCATCGGCGTGCTAATCCGGTTGCTCGATGACGGCTTGGCCCAGGTTCTGCATGGCGAAACCGAGTACGTCGCTTTGGTCGACCCCAACGTGGAGCCCGAAATCCTCAAGCCGGGGGCCAGGCTCCGGCTCAACGAAGCTTACGCGGTGGTCGGCCCCGCCCCAAACGGCATCGGCGGACAGGTGATCCCCGTCAGCCAGGCTTTGGAAGACGGGCGACTTCGCGTTTCCAACGATGGGCAAGGCCAGCAAGGGAGGCTAATCGTGCGGTCCCACCAATTGTCGGAGGCTGACATCAAGCCGGGTGATGAGGTCGTTTTGGATTCGACCGGACGGGTCGCCGTGGAGCACCTGCCACGGCAAGGGGCCCAAAACTACTTTATCGAAGAGATCCCGGAAACGCCCTGGAGCGTCGTCGGCGGTCAAAAAGATGCCATTGACCTCATCAAGGAATCGATCGAGCAACCGCTACTCTATCCCGAGCTTTACGACGCTTTTGACAAAAAGCCCCCCAAGGGAATTTTGCTTTACGGCCCCCCAGGCTGCGGAAAAACGCTGATCGGCAAGGCCATCGCCTACAACCTTGCCGCCGACTACCGCGCCCGGACCGGAAAGCAAGACGCCAAAGAGTGCTTTTTGCACATCAGTGGCCCCAAGATCTTGAACATGTGGCTGGGCGAGACCGAGCGCATGGTCCGCGAGATTTTTGCCACGGCGCGGGAGAAATCAGCGGAAGGCCAAATCGTTGTGGTGTTCATCGACGAAGCGGAATCGGTATTGCGGACCCGGTCCAGCGGGCGTTGGCTCAACATCAGCAACACCGTTGTGCCGCAATTTTGTGCCGAAATGGACGGGCTGGTGGCAATAGAGAACGTCGTCATCGTTTTGACTTCCAACCGGCCGGACTACATCGACCCGGCGATTTTGCGGCCCGAACGGATCGACCGGAAGATTAGAATCAAGCGCCCGGGCCACGACGAATCCCGGGACATTTTGGGCATCTACCTGCGCGACGGCTTGCCGATTGACCCCCAATTGGCCAAAGAGCAAGACGGGGAAGCGTGCGCGCGCAAAGCCTTGGTGGAATCCACGTTGGCCTTTTTGTGGCGGGCCAACAAAGAAACCGAGTTCCTCACCATTTCCAAACGGGACGGCACTTCTGAAACCCTCCACTGGCGGGACATGGTGAGCGGGGCGCTCCTGAAATCCATTGTCGACCGGGCTAAAGACTCGGCCATCAAGCGGGCGATCCTGGAGCCAGGAGCCAAGCACGGACTCAAGATCGAAGATCTCCACCAAGCGGTTGAAGCGGAGTACCGTGAGAACGAAATCTTTCCAAAATCGGACGCGGTCGAAGACTGGTTGAAACTTTTGGACATCGAGCCGGAATCGGTTGTGGACGTACGGCCCGTGCACCAGGAACGGATTGGCGAGAAGTTCCGCAAGCCGGTGATTTAG